In Lentilactobacillus sp. SPB1-3, the sequence CCGATAACGGCTTTATCAATTCCCTTGTACAATGACTTTTGGGTGACGTCCATTAATTTTTTAACTTCATCGCTAACTTCGCCAACGGCATATGACCAGCAAGAGTCACTTTCAAAACCATCAAGGTTAACAGTCAAATCAACCTTAACGATGTCACCACTCTTTAATTTGAGTCCCTTACGAGGAATTCCGTGAGCAACTTCATCATTAATTGAGATACATGTAGCATATTTGTATCCTTCAAAGCCCATTTCAGAAGGGGTAGCACCATGATCTGCAATATATTTTCTGGCAAAATCTTCAATTTCCCAAGTATCTAAACCGGGCTTGATCATTTCACGAACGCCTTTGTGGACGCCAGCAAGTACTGCGCCAGAGGCAGCCATTTTTTCGATTTCTCGTGGTGATTTTAATGTAATCAATTAATATACTTCCTTTTATCTGTATTCAATTCCTGAAGCAACTAAATTAACGCATCTAAGCATATTCGATACAAAAAATATGTCAAGCAAAGTAATCTAGTTTACTTCATCAATAATTCCCTTTTGCAAGGCCTCTAAGATCAACTTAACTTCAGACATCTTTGAGTCAACTAAATACTGCATGGGCTCATTTTTGGATTGTCTGGCATCATCTAATTGTTCATTTAAAAAAGTTAGTTGGTTGTGGAGATATTCACTTAGTTTCACGTCGCTCACCTCACATAGTAGCTTACTTGTTTCATTATAGCTTAAACTATAAATTTTTACATTAGTTTAGAATCGTTTTTAGGTAGTAATGGTTAACGGTGGCATCTTAATTAAGTTTTTAGTAGCTTTTGCGATGATATCAGTTAATCCATACAAAATTAGTTCGGTGTCTAAAAAATATTCGTAAAAATTACGAGAAAAATGAAAATTTGCTTAAAAAATTCTTTAAAATAGTCTACAATATTAATAATTCAAATTTACGCAAGAGGGAGACTTTAAATTTATGGTACAAGAAAAGATTGATACAGCGCCGTTGTATGTCAACCCGGACCGTGGGGTTGCAGTTTTGAATTACAGCTCTAAATACATTAAGGACTTATTCCAGTTAGTTAATAGTGAAGAACTTGCCGGAATCGTCAAGGTTTACTTGAATGATAATAGCTATAAAAAGACACCTTCAGCGCTAAACGATGTTTCTGTTGAAGAATATGTCGGTGTCATCAAAGATATTTTGATGAACCACATGGATAGTCTCAAGTTTGCTTCAACCGACATCTTGAATAGTATCGAAGATCTGTACACATACTATCGTTCGCTCCTTCGAATTTCGACAATTAATAAACATCAAAATGCGATTATTGGTACTTCATTCATGAATATTGATAATCGATTCAATGAACTAGTTTTAAATTTGTATCGGAGTGTTGAAGAAAAGCTTCAAGGCCACGTTAACCATATTTATCGCCAGGTTGATGCCGGTACAAACGCCTGTATTTTAACTCAAACAATTAAATGGGATGTTCCTGAAAAGTATGCTTCACTTGCTAGCATTCGTTTTATTGATACATTAATGGTTCGACCTCCAGTTATGGTTCATACCAAGAGTAACAAGCGTGAAGGGGTCTTTTCTGAGACTAAACAAAACCCAATTGAAAACTTCAAAGGCGATCGTGAAAGCTGGTATTGTTATCCAGCTTGGGTCGGCGAAAGTTTAGCATACATTTACTTTGATCGCGATTACTTCGCTAATGGCCTAGCATTAGGTAACTTATTTGAATTAGCCGATGAAGAAGCTGTTAAAGATCGCAAACCAGATATCATTTTATTATTTGGTAGTGAAGGGGCCACTTCAGATACTGATGACAATTGTCATTACTTCTTAGATGCAGAAAATGACATTTACGTTGGCCAAGTTCCTTATAACGATAAAACAACTTACTTTGGTTATATGAAGAAGATGGTTTTGACGCTTCATAACCTAAGCATGATTAGCAAACATAAATTGCCAATTCATGGTTCAATGGTTAAGATTACTTTCTCAAATGGTAAGACTAAGTCAGTCGTCTTCTTTGGTGATAGCGGTGCCGGAAAGTCTGAATCTATTGAAGCATTGCAAGAAATTGCTGATGATAAAATTGAAAATATTGAAACTATTTTCGATGACATGGGTAGCTTCACGCTTACAGGAGATGAACAAGCCATCTACGCGCAAGGAACTGAAACGGGTGCTTTTGTTCGACTAGATGATTTGAGTTCTGAAGTAGCATTTAGCAATATGGATCGGGGTATCTACATGAATCCTGAATTATCTAATGCCCGTTGTATAATTCCTGCTAACACTTACCAAAATATTGTTAAACACCACAACGTTGATATGTGGCTGTACGCTAACAACTATGATAAAGAAATCGGTGTTCATCAATTTGATGATGAGCAAGAAGCTAAGAGTGTTTTTGTAGCTGGTAAACGTAAAGCGTTAGGAACTACTGATGAAGTTGGAATGAGCATAACTTTCTTTGCCAACCCATTTGGACCAGTTCAAAAACAGGCGGAAACTCAAGAGATCATTGATGAAGTCTTCCCAGCCTTATTTAAAAAAGGCACATTTATTGGTGAAATCTATACTCACCTTGGATATGATAAGAAGAAATCAAGTCTTAACGCGTCAGCTCAAGCTTTGCTTGATATTTTAATGAACAGCTAGTTAACATAAAGCCTGGAAAGATAATTAATTATTGTTCCAGGCTTTATTTATTGCATAAAGTAATTGATAAGTATTTAGCATATCGCTTGCTATCTTTAGTGAGTGCTTGTACTATAAAGCTAAAATTCAGTACTTGTAGGGGGAAAATAATGATAAAAAGAATGCATGTTAAACGGATTCTAGCTGCTGGTATGGTTGGAGTGTTTGGCTTAGTTCCATTGGCTAACGTGACGGCTTCTGCTGCAACGATGACTAGTGTTACACCAACCAAAACTTTGTTGAACGCAAGTAATAAATACTATCGTACTCACCAAAGGGCCATCATTAAGAAATATAAGCTAGATCTTAGTTCACAAACCGCATTGACCTCTAAAAAGACCGCAAGTATTTATGTTAAGACAAATAATAAATATTTGAAACAAAGCTTGAATTTAGCAATGAATTATTGGAATCAAAAACTTGGCCGGAAGGCTTTAAAGTATGGTACTAAAAATAAGCACACAATGACCTTCTCAGTTTCAAAAGAAAGAGCCACACCAGCTGACGAGAGTGATGCCTGGTGGTCACCAAGTGATAAAAAAATGCAGGTTCGTTACTCATTCTTCGTGAAGGCACCAGCAACATTGGCCAATGAGATTATGGCAACTAGCATGAAGACGCTGGTTAACCAAGCAAATGCCAGAATCAATAGTTATGAAAGTACTTTGGACAAAACCGACCCTAATTACGCCCAAAAGCTGTCGACTTATCGTACTCAACAAGTTACTGATGTTCAAAACCAATTAACGGCTGAAAAAAATGACATTAGCTCCAGTCAATTAGGCTATAAGGCTCGAACATTAGACTACGCAAGTACCTTAGCTCATGAATTTGGTCATGCCTTAGGATTGGATCATTCTCCTAACAAGA encodes:
- the map gene encoding type I methionyl aminopeptidase, whose translation is MITLKSPREIEKMAASGAVLAGVHKGVREMIKPGLDTWEIEDFARKYIADHGATPSEMGFEGYKYATCISINDEVAHGIPRKGLKLKSGDIVKVDLTVNLDGFESDSCWSYAVGEVSDEVKKLMDVTQKSLYKGIDKAVIGNRLGDIGAAIQTYVEDENGFGDVRDLIGHGIQPTMHEEPNVPAYGKEGHGLRLKEGMTITIEPMVNTGTWEIKDRLDEKDDWTYYVSADGTPSSQYEHTIAITKDGPKILTSQGLDIDKKYQL
- a CDS encoding phosphoenolpyruvate carboxykinase, producing MVQEKIDTAPLYVNPDRGVAVLNYSSKYIKDLFQLVNSEELAGIVKVYLNDNSYKKTPSALNDVSVEEYVGVIKDILMNHMDSLKFASTDILNSIEDLYTYYRSLLRISTINKHQNAIIGTSFMNIDNRFNELVLNLYRSVEEKLQGHVNHIYRQVDAGTNACILTQTIKWDVPEKYASLASIRFIDTLMVRPPVMVHTKSNKREGVFSETKQNPIENFKGDRESWYCYPAWVGESLAYIYFDRDYFANGLALGNLFELADEEAVKDRKPDIILLFGSEGATSDTDDNCHYFLDAENDIYVGQVPYNDKTTYFGYMKKMVLTLHNLSMISKHKLPIHGSMVKITFSNGKTKSVVFFGDSGAGKSESIEALQEIADDKIENIETIFDDMGSFTLTGDEQAIYAQGTETGAFVRLDDLSSEVAFSNMDRGIYMNPELSNARCIIPANTYQNIVKHHNVDMWLYANNYDKEIGVHQFDDEQEAKSVFVAGKRKALGTTDEVGMSITFFANPFGPVQKQAETQEIIDEVFPALFKKGTFIGEIYTHLGYDKKKSSLNASAQALLDILMNS
- a CDS encoding matrixin family metalloprotease; this encodes MIKRMHVKRILAAGMVGVFGLVPLANVTASAATMTSVTPTKTLLNASNKYYRTHQRAIIKKYKLDLSSQTALTSKKTASIYVKTNNKYLKQSLNLAMNYWNQKLGRKALKYGTKNKHTMTFSVSKERATPADESDAWWSPSDKKMQVRYSFFVKAPATLANEIMATSMKTLVNQANARINSYESTLDKTDPNYAQKLSTYRTQQVTDVQNQLTAEKNDISSSQLGYKARTLDYASTLAHEFGHALGLDHSPNKNDAMYYASESPQIFDYSKLKANTNGFNPLTYTDVTRAKLALKMFTALR